In one window of Clostridia bacterium DNA:
- a CDS encoding TerB family tellurite resistance protein — protein sequence MKELNQYLKKVEKVSKEDLFVLIQSKSLEIIPALQALTGKNADSVMVYCIYLHGILALDGRLADEEYASVLPLCKAMFGGDFDYAACRDKVNNMSEDDQLFAKMVEIVKALPEEIASDIVLVTIAICAIDGKVSKPERKFIEKLMF from the coding sequence ATGAAAGAACTCAACCAATATTTGAAGAAAGTAGAGAAAGTTTCCAAAGAGGATTTATTCGTGCTCATCCAGAGCAAATCTTTGGAGATTATTCCCGCGTTGCAGGCGCTTACCGGCAAAAACGCGGATAGCGTCATGGTATACTGCATCTATCTGCACGGCATTTTGGCTTTGGACGGCAGATTGGCGGACGAGGAATACGCGTCCGTGTTGCCCCTCTGCAAAGCGATGTTCGGCGGCGACTTCGACTATGCCGCTTGCCGCGACAAGGTCAATAATATGAGCGAAGACGACCAGTTGTTTGCCAAAATGGTCGAGATTGTCAAGGCCCTTCCCGAAGAGATTGCCTCCGACATCGTCCTCGTCACCATCGCCATCTGCGCCATCGACGGCAAAGTCAGCAAGCCCGAGCGGAAATTCATCGAGAAATTGATGTTCTAA
- the truA gene encoding tRNA pseudouridine(38-40) synthase TruA produces the protein MDMRVLLGIQYKGTAYCGWQRQKNGLSVQEVLMRAWSDLTGEAVTFHGSGRTDAGVHALEQCAHFDTAARIPFDKIPFAFNTRLPQDVRVLWAREVPADFNARFSVKRKTYVYKLYWGEHADAFLYETHAHVVRRPDLGQMRLAAEVILGEHDFKAMQATGGHVKTTVRTIYDIGIEETGNVITFSVTGNGFLYNMVRIMVGTLVYAGWGWLTPQAIAVAIETKDRKGLGKTMEACGLYLAKVEY, from the coding sequence ATTGATATGCGCGTTCTTTTGGGCATTCAGTACAAGGGCACGGCCTATTGCGGCTGGCAGCGGCAGAAGAACGGACTTTCGGTGCAAGAGGTCCTTATGCGGGCGTGGTCCGACCTGACGGGCGAAGCCGTCACGTTCCACGGCTCGGGCCGCACGGACGCGGGCGTACACGCCTTGGAGCAATGCGCCCATTTCGACACGGCCGCGCGCATTCCTTTTGACAAGATTCCTTTTGCCTTCAACACGCGGTTGCCGCAGGACGTGCGCGTACTTTGGGCGCGCGAAGTCCCCGCCGATTTCAACGCCCGCTTTTCGGTCAAGCGCAAGACATACGTCTACAAGTTATATTGGGGCGAGCACGCCGATGCCTTCCTTTACGAAACGCACGCTCACGTCGTTCGCCGTCCCGACCTTGGCCAAATGCGCTTAGCCGCCGAGGTGATCTTGGGCGAACACGACTTCAAGGCGATGCAGGCCACGGGTGGTCACGTCAAGACCACCGTTCGCACCATCTACGATATCGGTATCGAAGAAACGGGTAACGTCATCACCTTTTCGGTCACAGGCAACGGTTTTTTGTACAATATGGTACGCATTATGGTCGGCACGTTGGTCTACGCGGGGTGGGGTTGGCTCACCCCCCAAGCCATTGCCGTCGCCATCGAGACCAAGGACCGCAAGGGGCTCGGCAAGACCATGGAGGCGTGCGGATTGTATTTGGCCAAGGTGGAGTATTAG
- a CDS encoding energy-coupling factor transporter transmembrane protein EcfT: MKDVVFGQYYPSDSGVHHMDARAKVLLMLAYVVLIFFVDSFVGYFAYLVFVLTVALIAKVPLRTLFRSVKGVAILVVFISIINVFFSGLGEPLWKWWILSVSVESLLHAAKMALRILLLVMGPAILTYTTTPMELTDAIESLLSPLKLVRFPVRDVAVIMSIALRMVPTLMEETDRIMLAQKARGASLDSGNIFKRVKALVPILIPLFVGAFRRAEELALALDARCYNASPKRTRYRVLRLTWRDLVGLLVFGVLLTVIVLNLVLYDFDGMIWNLIMTWVN, translated from the coding sequence ATGAAAGACGTCGTATTCGGTCAATACTATCCCTCCGATTCGGGCGTACACCACATGGACGCCCGCGCCAAGGTGCTTTTGATGCTCGCCTACGTCGTGCTCATCTTTTTCGTCGATTCTTTCGTGGGCTACTTCGCCTACTTGGTGTTCGTCCTCACGGTCGCCCTTATCGCCAAGGTACCTTTGCGCACCTTGTTCCGCTCGGTCAAGGGCGTGGCGATATTGGTCGTCTTCATTTCCATCATCAACGTATTCTTCTCGGGGTTGGGCGAGCCTTTGTGGAAGTGGTGGATACTCTCCGTCTCGGTGGAGAGCCTGTTGCACGCCGCCAAGATGGCGTTGCGCATTTTGTTGTTGGTCATGGGGCCGGCCATTCTCACCTACACCACCACTCCGATGGAACTCACCGACGCCATCGAGAGCCTGCTGTCCCCCCTCAAATTGGTGCGCTTCCCCGTGCGCGACGTCGCGGTCATTATGAGCATCGCTTTGCGCATGGTGCCCACTTTGATGGAAGAGACCGACCGCATTATGCTCGCGCAAAAGGCGCGCGGCGCCTCTTTGGATTCGGGCAATATCTTCAAGCGCGTCAAGGCCTTGGTGCCCATTCTCATTCCCCTCTTCGTGGGCGCGTTCCGTCGCGCGGAGGAGTTGGCGTTGGCTTTGGACGCCCGTTGTTACAACGCTTCGCCCAAGCGCACGCGCTACCGCGTCTTGCGCCTCACTTGGCGCGACTTGGTGGGCCTGTTGGTCTTCGGCGTTTTACTTACCGTCATTGTGCTCAATCTCGTGCTCTACGATTTCGACGGTATGATCTGGAATCTCATTATGACTTGGGTGAATTGA